A segment of the Streptomyces sp. L2 genome:
CCGTCCGCCTGCCAGTCGCCGCCGTTGCGCACGAAGAAGGCGGCCTGCGCGGCGCCCGAGGACCGGTCGGGGCGCGCGAAGTGGTACGCGCCCCGGATCACGCCCGCGTCGCCGGCGCCGCCGTACTGCTCGGCGAAGTACGGATTGCGGTACGTCGTGGACTCGGTCGCCTTGATGTACACGAACCGGGATCCGTTGGCGCGGGCCTCGGGCCAGTCGACGTTGCGCTGGTGCGAGGAGACGTCGTGGCCCCGGGGCAGGCTCGCCACGGCGGCGGGCGGTCCCCCGGCCGGGACCGCGGTCGCCGTGGCGGCGGTGAGGAGGGTGAGCGCGGAGGTGGTCACCGCGAGCACGCCGAGACGGCGGCGGGGGCGGCGACGGGAAGGTGTGCGATGACGGGCCATGCGTCCCCCCAGCTGTGGCGGTGAAACATCGTCCAGCGAGCAAGAGGGATCATTGAATGCCGACTGATCATCCAATGAACGGATTTTCGCGGCGTTTCGTACGGGTCCACTCGTTCGGCGGTACGACGATCGGACCGGCCGGCTGGGAGGATCACGGCATGGCTGAACCGCTGCGGGACACGGGAGACGAAGAGACGCGGGCTTCGGAGGCGGGCACGCCGGAGGCCCGGGCTTCGGAGGGGGGCACGTCGGAGGCGCGGGAGTCGGAGGCGCGGGCCTGGGAGGCGGTGGTCGCGACGGCCCGGCGCAGCGTGGCCGACGGGCTCGTCGTCGGCACGTCCGGCAACGTCTCGGCACGTGTCGGGGACGTCGTGCTGGTCACCCCGTCCGGCGTGCCCTACGACCGGCTGACCCCGGACGACCTCACCGGCGTGGACCTCGCGGGCCGGCAGGTGCGCGGCACGCTGGTGCCGACCAGCGAGCTGCCGATGCACCTGGCCGTCTACCGCACGACCGGCGCGCGGGCCGTCGTCCACACCCACGCCGTGCACGCCACGGCCGTCTCCACCCTCGTCACCGAACTGCCCCCGATCCACTACATGACCAGCGCCCTCG
Coding sequences within it:
- a CDS encoding lysozyme — encoded protein: MARHRTPSRRRPRRRLGVLAVTTSALTLLTAATATAVPAGGPPAAVASLPRGHDVSSHQRNVDWPEARANGSRFVYIKATESTTYRNPYFAEQYGGAGDAGVIRGAYHFARPDRSSGAAQAAFFVRNGGDWQADGQTLPPALDIEYNPYDPKHECYGLSHGQMVDWIWSFSDEIKRETGRRPVIYTTTHWWDTCTGRSTSFARSHALWIARHGSRGPGALPAGWAYWTFWQYDTKGGLPGDQNLFNGSPSRLRTFARGW
- a CDS encoding class II aldolase/adducin family protein; translation: MAEPLRDTGDEETRASEAGTPEARASEGGTSEARESEARAWEAVVATARRSVADGLVVGTSGNVSARVGDVVLVTPSGVPYDRLTPDDLTGVDLAGRQVRGTLVPTSELPMHLAVYRTTGARAVVHTHAVHATAVSTLVTELPPIHYMTSALGGRVRVAPYATYGTDELAENMLRALDDRSGCLLRNHGTITYGATLDQAYDRTAQLEWMCRLWLTASGVPGLTPSLLTEAQLAETGERLKGYGQRR